From Halorubrum salinarum, the proteins below share one genomic window:
- a CDS encoding DNA replication complex subunit Gins51 codes for MNLDELRSAQAKERRKDSLQHLRDSFYDDVGAYVADLRAARDRRAEQVENPFADDDVRRLSDEVETAEEVAEALYERRVGKVVKLASFAAADMSVDEEGMTTEERRLFDDLVERITANKSEVLDVLAGESPVREGSPIRDESSTGDAASAARDAGGPRDATPADATPNGSATETETAPVGTEPDSASAGDAAPESGSAAADALAGAMGGREAESTADAPPEPTEGDADPAAAEPTGDAGTAGDGEPTPVPPEPAPPGAVGVDDDPDGTSTGDADEESTAGATTDGGAVPEGTATGSTPADTEPAEAEPTAGSEPAAETEPAAGSEPAGGTERATVRITRDVGAIFGVDEREYELASEDVVSLPVENADPLVQRDAAERID; via the coding sequence ATGAACCTCGACGAACTCCGGTCCGCGCAGGCGAAGGAGCGCCGGAAGGACAGCCTCCAGCACCTGCGGGACTCGTTTTACGACGACGTGGGCGCGTACGTCGCGGACCTCCGCGCCGCGCGGGACCGCCGCGCCGAGCAGGTCGAGAACCCGTTCGCGGACGACGACGTCCGCCGGCTCTCCGACGAGGTCGAGACCGCCGAGGAGGTCGCCGAGGCCCTCTACGAGCGCCGCGTCGGGAAGGTCGTCAAGCTCGCCTCCTTCGCCGCGGCCGACATGTCCGTCGACGAGGAGGGGATGACGACCGAGGAGCGCCGGCTGTTCGACGACCTCGTCGAGCGCATCACCGCGAACAAGTCGGAGGTCCTCGACGTCCTCGCGGGCGAGTCGCCGGTCCGGGAGGGGTCTCCGATCCGAGACGAGTCCTCGACCGGCGACGCCGCGTCGGCCGCCCGCGACGCCGGGGGACCGCGCGACGCGACGCCGGCCGACGCGACGCCGAACGGCTCGGCGACCGAGACCGAGACGGCGCCCGTCGGGACGGAACCGGACTCGGCGAGCGCCGGCGACGCCGCTCCCGAGAGCGGCTCCGCCGCCGCGGACGCGCTCGCCGGGGCGATGGGCGGACGCGAGGCCGAGTCGACCGCCGACGCCCCGCCCGAGCCGACCGAGGGCGACGCGGACCCCGCCGCCGCGGAGCCGACCGGCGACGCCGGGACCGCGGGGGACGGCGAGCCGACGCCGGTGCCGCCCGAGCCGGCGCCACCGGGGGCGGTCGGGGTCGACGACGATCCGGACGGGACCTCTACGGGCGACGCCGACGAGGAGTCGACCGCCGGCGCGACGACGGACGGCGGCGCGGTGCCCGAGGGGACGGCGACCGGCTCGACGCCCGCTGATACGGAGCCGGCCGAGGCAGAGCCGACCGCGGGTTCGGAACCGGCCGCCGAAACGGAACCGGCGGCGGGTTCTGAACCGGCCGGCGGGACCGAGCGAGCGACCGTCCGGATCACCCGCGACGTCGGGGCCATCTTCGGCGTCGACGAGCGGGAGTACGAGCTCGCGAGCGAGGACGTCGTCTCCCTGCCGGTCGAGAACGCCGACCCGCTGGTCCAGCGCGACGCCGCCGAGCGCATCGACTGA
- a CDS encoding PadR family transcriptional regulator, with protein MYDLTGFQRDLLYVIAGLDEPHGLAIKEELEEYYEKEIHHGRLYPNLDTLVEKGLVEKGQRDRRTNYYTLTRRGRREIEARTDWEAEYIEH; from the coding sequence ATGTACGACCTCACAGGTTTTCAGCGTGACCTGCTCTACGTGATCGCGGGGCTCGACGAGCCGCACGGGCTGGCCATCAAAGAGGAGCTCGAAGAGTACTACGAGAAGGAGATCCACCACGGCCGCCTCTACCCGAACCTCGACACGCTCGTCGAGAAGGGGCTCGTCGAGAAGGGCCAGCGCGACCGTCGCACGAACTACTACACGCTGACTCGCCGCGGGCGCCGCGAGATAGAGGCCCGGACCGACTGGGAAGCCGAGTACATCGAGCACTGA
- the priS gene encoding DNA primase small subunit PriS, producing the protein MDDRTREYLRGRFGDYYRSVSLSLPPDANLREWGHIPWTPGSGTTMVRHQSLFDLGDVDTFFADNAPRHAYFSAARYDDPGAATMGQKGWRNADLVFDLDADHLPGVEPETTSYPEMLAACKDALLRLLDFIDDDFAFEDVTVVFSGGRGYHVHVRDEGVRELDSDARREIVDYVRAIDLDTDGLIRTVSDRGTTKRVLRTEGGWGARVHDALVEYADDLREMDDEAARERLTELDGIGEGRAETILGAFDRNPTAVREGNVEAGGPGVRRLVSALAARVAAEDAAPIDEPVTTDTRRLIRLPGTLHGGSALVVTPLDRDEIADFDPLRDAVPDRFVGREIRIETDADRTVELNGERVRVESGRNTVPEFAGAFLMARGEARKAPER; encoded by the coding sequence ATGGACGACCGGACCCGCGAGTACCTCCGGGGGCGGTTCGGCGACTACTACCGGTCGGTGTCGCTGTCGCTCCCGCCCGACGCGAACCTCCGCGAGTGGGGCCACATCCCGTGGACCCCCGGGTCGGGGACGACGATGGTCCGGCACCAGTCGCTGTTCGACCTCGGCGACGTGGACACGTTCTTCGCGGACAACGCCCCCCGGCACGCCTACTTCTCGGCCGCGCGCTACGACGATCCCGGCGCGGCGACGATGGGGCAGAAGGGGTGGCGGAACGCCGACCTCGTCTTCGACCTGGACGCCGACCACCTCCCCGGCGTCGAACCCGAGACCACCTCGTACCCGGAGATGCTCGCGGCGTGTAAGGACGCCCTCCTGCGGCTCTTGGACTTCATCGACGACGACTTCGCGTTCGAGGACGTGACCGTCGTCTTCTCGGGCGGGCGCGGCTACCACGTCCACGTCCGCGACGAGGGCGTGAGGGAGTTGGACAGCGACGCGCGCCGCGAGATCGTCGACTACGTGCGGGCGATCGACCTCGACACCGACGGCCTGATCCGCACCGTCTCCGACCGGGGGACGACGAAGCGCGTCCTCCGCACCGAGGGCGGCTGGGGCGCGCGCGTCCACGACGCCTTAGTCGAGTACGCCGACGACCTCCGGGAGATGGACGACGAGGCCGCGCGCGAGCGGCTGACGGAGCTCGACGGGATCGGCGAGGGGCGCGCGGAGACGATCCTCGGCGCGTTCGACCGGAACCCGACGGCGGTGCGCGAGGGCAACGTGGAGGCCGGCGGGCCCGGAGTGCGCCGGCTCGTCTCGGCGCTCGCCGCGCGCGTCGCCGCGGAGGACGCCGCGCCGATCGACGAGCCGGTGACGACCGACACGCGGCGGCTCATCCGGCTGCCGGGAACGCTCCACGGCGGCTCCGCCCTCGTCGTCACGCCGCTGGACCGGGACGAGATCGCCGACTTCGACCCGCTCCGAGACGCGGTTCCGGACCGGTTCGTGGGCCGCGAGATCCGGATCGAGACGGACGCGGATCGGACGGTAGAATTAAACGGCGAGCGCGTCAGAGTTGAATCCGGTAGAAACACCGTGCCCGAGTTCGCGGGGGCGTTCCTGATGGCCCGCGGCGAGGCGCGGAAAGCCCCCGAACGATGA
- a CDS encoding GNAT family N-acetyltransferase, whose amino-acid sequence MSGRGSAAGGPAVVVREARPADADAVAAFTRDTWGERHEDYIPRVFPDWAASDDPDRGTFVATLPPEAAAPGDLDGREAGDTRVEGDGTGAADAGDPEAVVGCIQAVSLSEWEAWGQGIRVDPAARGHGVGTALSEAALDWARERGATVCRNMVFSWNAMGLGQSRAVGFEPETEFRFAEPEPDAAALDGAADAGVAPLADPDPNATWAFWSDSDAREHLRGLALDPDESWACSQLTRERLAAAAAEDRLIAVGDAAAVAGFAVRTRVTEREVDGETTRTATYGVAAWRDADAAGTLFAAVAADAAAADADGARVLIPEMVDHVSDVAANRVSVATEPDFVMCADLTGDL is encoded by the coding sequence ATGAGCGGCCGCGGGTCCGCCGCCGGCGGCCCGGCGGTCGTCGTCCGCGAGGCGCGCCCCGCCGACGCCGACGCGGTCGCGGCCTTCACGCGGGACACGTGGGGCGAGCGCCACGAGGACTACATCCCGCGGGTGTTCCCCGACTGGGCCGCGTCCGACGACCCCGACCGCGGCACCTTCGTCGCGACCCTCCCGCCGGAGGCCGCGGCCCCCGGCGACCTCGACGGCCGGGAAGCGGGCGACACGCGCGTCGAGGGCGACGGGACCGGCGCCGCAGACGCCGGCGACCCCGAGGCGGTCGTCGGCTGTATCCAGGCCGTCTCGCTGTCGGAGTGGGAGGCGTGGGGGCAGGGGATCCGCGTCGACCCCGCGGCGCGCGGCCACGGCGTCGGCACGGCGCTCTCGGAGGCCGCCCTCGACTGGGCCCGCGAGCGCGGCGCGACCGTCTGCCGCAACATGGTGTTCTCGTGGAACGCCATGGGCCTCGGCCAGTCGCGCGCCGTCGGCTTCGAACCCGAGACGGAGTTCCGGTTCGCGGAGCCGGAGCCCGACGCGGCCGCGCTCGACGGCGCGGCCGACGCCGGCGTCGCCCCCCTCGCCGACCCGGACCCGAACGCGACGTGGGCGTTCTGGAGCGACAGCGACGCGCGCGAGCACCTGCGCGGCCTCGCGCTCGACCCCGACGAGTCGTGGGCCTGCTCGCAGCTCACCCGCGAGCGCCTCGCCGCCGCGGCCGCCGAGGACCGCCTGATCGCGGTCGGCGACGCGGCCGCGGTCGCCGGCTTCGCGGTCCGGACGCGCGTGACGGAGCGCGAGGTCGACGGCGAGACGACCCGGACGGCGACGTACGGCGTCGCCGCGTGGCGCGACGCCGACGCGGCGGGGACGCTGTTCGCCGCCGTCGCCGCCGACGCCGCGGCGGCCGACGCCGACGGCGCGCGCGTGCTCATACCCGAGATGGTCGACCACGTGAGCGACGTCGCCGCGAACCGCGTGTCGGTCGCGACCGAACCCGACTTCGTGATGTGCGCGGACCTCACCGGTGACCTATGA
- a CDS encoding A24 family peptidase, translated as MVATLPDLLRLLVVPVFAWAAIRDVRTRRLPNRLWPPLYLFGALLLLWEAVSLWPFAGFDGRIFLVRAAISLLFVAPLGYAFWYLGAFGGADAKAMIALAVIFPTFPAYEVGGVTLPLVGTQLGVFSLTILTNTVLIGLAYPVGLAALNLVRGEVSSSMFLARPVATDSLPDRHGRLFEDPEGPTRGGLDLDALRMYLRWRGLTLADLRADPDGLRDPASVGETFDPTDGGTHVGPRTDGGRAVDDALSDRGREADADSAAAADGDPEGDDPWAAERFLDDIDHGAYGTDAATLRDGLDVVARADRVLVSPGMPFVVPMAVGLVVSLTYGDALFALLGAVGLV; from the coding sequence ATGGTCGCGACGCTGCCGGACCTCCTCCGACTGCTCGTCGTCCCCGTCTTCGCGTGGGCGGCGATCCGGGACGTCCGGACCCGGCGCCTCCCGAACCGGCTGTGGCCGCCGCTGTACCTGTTCGGCGCGCTGCTCCTGCTCTGGGAGGCCGTCTCGCTGTGGCCGTTCGCCGGGTTCGACGGGCGGATCTTCCTCGTGCGGGCCGCGATCAGCCTGCTGTTCGTCGCGCCGCTCGGCTACGCCTTCTGGTACCTCGGCGCGTTCGGCGGCGCCGACGCGAAGGCGATGATCGCGCTCGCGGTGATCTTCCCGACGTTCCCGGCCTACGAGGTCGGGGGGGTCACGCTCCCGCTCGTGGGCACCCAGCTCGGCGTGTTCTCGCTGACGATCCTCACGAACACCGTCCTGATCGGGCTCGCGTACCCCGTCGGGCTCGCCGCCCTCAACCTCGTCCGCGGCGAGGTCTCGTCGAGCATGTTCCTCGCGCGCCCGGTCGCGACCGACTCGCTGCCGGACCGCCACGGTCGCCTGTTCGAGGACCCGGAGGGGCCCACCCGGGGCGGACTGGACCTGGACGCGCTCCGGATGTACCTCCGGTGGCGCGGGCTCACGCTCGCCGACCTGCGCGCTGACCCCGACGGCCTCCGGGACCCGGCCTCCGTCGGCGAGACGTTCGACCCGACCGACGGCGGGACGCACGTCGGCCCGCGGACCGACGGGGGGCGCGCAGTGGACGACGCGCTCTCCGACCGGGGACGCGAAGCCGACGCGGACTCCGCCGCCGCGGCCGACGGTGACCCGGAGGGCGACGACCCCTGGGCGGCCGAGCGCTTCCTCGACGACATCGACCACGGCGCGTACGGCACCGACGCCGCGACGCTCCGCGACGGCCTCGACGTCGTCGCCCGCGCGGACCGCGTGCTGGTCTCGCCCGGGATGCCGTTCGTCGTCCCGATGGCCGTCGGGCTCGTCGTCTCGCTGACGTACGGGGACGCGCTGTTCGCGCTGCTGGGGGCGGTCGGACTGGTGTGA
- a CDS encoding MBL fold metallo-hydrolase: MELEFLGGAREVGRSALLVDDALLLDYGLMTADPPRYPVRDPEPEAVVVSHGHLDHVGAVPALLKGDRRPPVHWTPPTGDLARTLAEDTLNLHGNSPLCPFGAEHVARLGEVERRHGYGEPFPVAGGVDGGGYEVTLFSAGHIPGSAHVLVDDGDTRLLYTGDFHTDDQRLVAGTTARPDADVVVCESTYADVTHEERAAVESAWADSVERTVWEGGTVVAPAFAIGRTQELLLVAAAHGLTPYVDGMGVEVAETLRRYPSFLRDADAFGEAVGRARVVTGRDGQRKRIAAENALIVTTSGMLAGGPVQTYLPEIRANPTNLVTLTGYQVEGTPGRELQDRGQLELNGRVQPVSARVESYDFSAHADREGLESFLAPYRGARVLVNHGDRCEAFAADLRADGFEASAPEIGERIAL, translated from the coding sequence ATGGAGTTGGAGTTCCTCGGCGGCGCCCGCGAGGTCGGCCGCAGCGCCCTCCTCGTCGACGACGCGCTGCTGCTGGACTACGGGCTCATGACGGCGGACCCGCCGCGGTACCCGGTCCGGGACCCCGAGCCCGAGGCGGTCGTCGTCTCGCACGGGCACCTCGACCACGTCGGCGCGGTGCCCGCGCTGTTGAAGGGCGACCGCCGACCGCCGGTCCACTGGACGCCGCCGACAGGCGACCTCGCGCGCACGCTCGCCGAGGACACGCTGAATCTCCACGGCAACAGCCCGCTGTGTCCGTTCGGCGCCGAGCACGTCGCCCGGCTGGGCGAGGTGGAACGCCGGCACGGCTACGGCGAGCCGTTCCCGGTCGCGGGCGGGGTCGACGGCGGCGGGTACGAGGTGACGCTGTTCTCCGCGGGACACATTCCGGGCTCCGCGCACGTCCTCGTCGACGACGGCGACACGCGGCTGCTGTACACCGGCGACTTCCACACGGACGACCAGCGGCTGGTCGCGGGGACGACCGCGCGGCCCGACGCCGACGTCGTGGTCTGCGAGTCCACCTACGCGGACGTGACCCACGAGGAGCGCGCCGCGGTGGAGTCGGCGTGGGCTGACAGCGTGGAGCGAACGGTCTGGGAGGGCGGCACGGTCGTCGCGCCCGCGTTCGCCATCGGCCGGACGCAGGAGCTGCTCCTCGTCGCGGCCGCGCACGGGCTCACCCCGTACGTCGACGGGATGGGCGTCGAGGTGGCCGAGACGCTCCGCCGGTACCCGTCGTTCCTGCGCGACGCGGACGCGTTCGGCGAGGCGGTCGGACGGGCTCGGGTCGTCACGGGCCGCGACGGGCAGCGGAAGCGGATCGCGGCCGAGAACGCGCTCATCGTCACCACCTCCGGGATGCTCGCCGGCGGGCCCGTCCAGACGTACCTCCCCGAGATCCGGGCGAACCCGACGAACCTCGTGACGCTCACGGGGTACCAGGTGGAGGGCACGCCCGGCCGCGAGCTCCAAGACCGCGGGCAGTTGGAGCTGAACGGCCGCGTTCAGCCGGTGAGCGCGCGGGTGGAGTCGTACGACTTCTCCGCGCACGCCGACCGGGAGGGCCTGGAGTCGTTCCTGGCGCCGTATCGCGGGGCGCGCGTGCTCGTGAACCACGGCGACCGCTGCGAGGCGTTCGCCGCGGACCTGCGCGCGGACGGGTTCGAGGCGAGCGCGCCCGAGATCGGTGAGCGAATCGCTCTGTGA
- a CDS encoding HPP family protein: MRRRLGTSLYAGLLFTVLGLVAWATGRPFVFPSLGPSAFGLAFDRRSERDRAVRVVASHLIGGVAGLAAWTAIADGAALTATPPALSPEGFRLTASAVASLVATSWAMIATGTVHPPACATTLIVSLGLLSTPTEVAIIVASVTVLVAFHAGVILLFKRLVGDTHPLYGRDEAGDADG; this comes from the coding sequence ATGCGCCGCCGCCTCGGGACGAGCCTGTACGCCGGCCTCCTGTTTACCGTGCTCGGCCTCGTCGCGTGGGCGACCGGCCGGCCGTTCGTCTTCCCGAGCCTCGGGCCGTCCGCGTTCGGCCTCGCGTTCGACCGGCGGAGCGAGCGGGATCGGGCCGTCCGCGTGGTCGCGAGTCACCTGATCGGCGGCGTCGCCGGGCTGGCGGCGTGGACGGCGATCGCCGACGGCGCCGCGCTGACGGCGACGCCGCCCGCCCTCTCGCCCGAGGGGTTCCGGCTGACCGCGAGCGCGGTCGCCTCGCTCGTGGCGACCAGCTGGGCGATGATAGCGACCGGAACGGTCCACCCGCCGGCGTGCGCCACGACGCTCATCGTCTCGCTCGGCCTCCTCTCGACGCCGACGGAGGTGGCGATAATCGTCGCGAGCGTGACCGTCCTCGTCGCCTTCCACGCCGGGGTCATCCTGCTCTTCAAGCGCCTCGTCGGAGACACGCACCCGCTGTACGGCCGGGACGAGGCGGGCGACGCGGACGGCTGA
- a CDS encoding DUF998 domain-containing protein produces MAASATDRLDGAGADSDAPEAGRVAAACGAVATLSALGGIALAVLLDPTFSWTTDALSDLGVREGSAFAFNWGLIAGGAAGVCYAAGLGRAGRPGRALLLALAMVAMAGVGVFDLTEPLHGPAAIGLYGLVTTMFAVDGWFRRRESTGRVALAFAPVHVGVWATFAAGWWPVTGLALPELPGALMLAAWVWVVGPAPVVEAVRSALGDPTDGH; encoded by the coding sequence ATGGCGGCCTCCGCGACCGACCGTCTGGACGGTGCCGGCGCGGACTCCGACGCTCCGGAAGCCGGACGCGTCGCGGCGGCGTGCGGCGCGGTCGCGACGCTCTCCGCGCTCGGCGGCATCGCGCTCGCCGTCCTGCTCGACCCGACTTTCTCGTGGACGACCGACGCGCTCTCCGACCTGGGGGTCCGCGAGGGGAGCGCTTTCGCGTTCAACTGGGGGCTGATCGCCGGCGGGGCGGCGGGGGTCTGCTACGCGGCGGGCCTCGGACGGGCCGGGCGCCCGGGCCGGGCGCTCCTCCTCGCGCTCGCGATGGTCGCGATGGCCGGCGTCGGCGTCTTCGACCTCACAGAGCCGCTCCACGGCCCGGCCGCGATCGGGCTCTACGGACTCGTCACCACAATGTTCGCCGTCGACGGCTGGTTCAGGCGACGGGAGTCGACCGGCCGCGTCGCGCTCGCGTTCGCGCCGGTCCACGTCGGCGTCTGGGCGACGTTCGCCGCCGGGTGGTGGCCCGTGACCGGCCTCGCGCTCCCCGAGCTTCCGGGGGCGCTCATGCTCGCCGCGTGGGTGTGGGTCGTCGGGCCGGCGCCGGTGGTCGAGGCGGTCCGGTCCGCGCTCGGCGACCCGACCGACGGACACTAA
- a CDS encoding DUF6498-containing protein codes for MPSSGLPDRLRALGRGRRPRAFSVAVATLLPLVGVVALGWNAAALMTLYWFELGIASGWALVRALFAGRPSEIERHGLIVGPLAQRRGGLSIPWTGVEVRVSSLLVLPIAAPILAVVWGVVGTLTVGVVADGGLSPQALDTVTLAVIAVFVGEGATTLVEYFGRGEYRDHSAQTAIQGVFARGAAIFLGALFTVTIVAAGTLEGDAPISALDPDAIGLPLLLGIVAVKFAFDLASLYGDRLAAFDESSALDLGLSYDPPAAEPVDGSLAEPVETVRQPPRSRVAGALTTPLGHPGLWYLASLPALGAALFAIGGEWATAAALAAAAVAVPLGPAALDHELRYGLVEYRAGDDALVARDRLSSTALWRVEPWDETDLRVERSGLDRRLGTETVAIELRDDEYRIPGVDDPEPILAVFDRRADRPDGPERPGD; via the coding sequence ATGCCCTCCTCCGGCTTGCCCGACCGCTTGCGCGCGCTCGGTCGCGGCCGCCGACCGCGCGCGTTCTCGGTCGCCGTCGCCACCCTGCTCCCGCTCGTCGGCGTCGTCGCGCTCGGCTGGAACGCGGCCGCGCTGATGACGCTGTACTGGTTCGAACTCGGGATCGCGTCCGGCTGGGCGCTCGTCCGCGCGCTGTTCGCCGGCCGACCGTCCGAGATCGAGCGCCACGGACTGATCGTCGGCCCGCTCGCGCAGCGCCGCGGCGGGCTGTCGATCCCGTGGACCGGCGTCGAGGTCCGGGTCTCGTCGCTGCTCGTCCTCCCGATCGCCGCCCCGATCCTCGCGGTCGTCTGGGGGGTCGTCGGCACGCTCACGGTCGGCGTCGTCGCGGACGGCGGACTGTCGCCGCAGGCGCTCGACACCGTGACGCTCGCGGTGATCGCCGTCTTCGTCGGCGAGGGGGCGACGACGCTCGTCGAGTACTTCGGTCGCGGCGAGTACCGCGACCACAGCGCCCAGACGGCGATCCAGGGGGTGTTCGCGCGCGGCGCGGCGATCTTCCTCGGCGCGTTGTTCACCGTCACGATCGTCGCCGCGGGCACGCTGGAGGGCGACGCGCCGATCTCGGCGCTCGACCCGGACGCGATCGGCCTCCCGCTGCTGCTCGGGATCGTCGCGGTGAAGTTCGCGTTCGACCTCGCGAGCCTCTACGGCGACCGGCTGGCCGCGTTCGACGAGTCGTCCGCGCTCGACCTGGGCCTCTCCTACGACCCGCCCGCGGCGGAGCCCGTCGACGGCTCGCTCGCGGAGCCGGTCGAGACGGTCCGCCAGCCCCCTCGCTCGCGGGTCGCGGGGGCGCTGACGACTCCGCTCGGCCACCCGGGGCTGTGGTACCTCGCCTCGCTCCCCGCGCTCGGCGCCGCGCTGTTCGCGATCGGCGGCGAGTGGGCGACCGCCGCCGCCCTCGCCGCGGCCGCGGTCGCGGTCCCGCTCGGACCCGCCGCGCTCGATCACGAGCTCCGGTACGGGCTCGTCGAGTACCGCGCCGGCGACGACGCGCTCGTCGCCCGCGACCGCCTCTCCAGCACCGCGCTGTGGCGCGTCGAACCGTGGGACGAGACGGACCTCCGGGTGGAGCGAAGCGGGCTCGACCGGCGGCTCGGGACCGAGACCGTCGCGATCGAGCTCCGCGACGACGAGTACCGGATCCCGGGGGTCGACGACCCGGAGCCGATACTCGCCGTCTTCGACCGACGGGCGGACCGCCCGGACGGACCGGAGCGACCCGGCGACTGA
- the gatD gene encoding Glu-tRNA(Gln) amidotransferase subunit GatD codes for MQPGDRVRVERGGVTNEGVLLPSTTRDHLVVKLDGGYNVGVDREAADVEVVESGVREVDPAAETDDDGDATSEITFDEDLPTVSLISTGGTIASTVDYRTGAVTAQFDAEDVLRAVPELAGRANYRGRVVANILSENMEPSIWRDLAAAVAEEVEAGADGVVVMHGTDTMQYSASALSFMLDSPVPVVFTGSQRSADRPSSDNVMNAVCAVEAAKADHAETLVCMHAGPSDDACALHRGTRVRKNHTSRRDAFETVGAAPLGVIDYGAAAEAGADGDAADAAIEWNREPLPRGDDEGTVGVESDLDGDVELVKFTPGMDPAAWDYLDGKDGVVVEGTGLGHVHTDLIPRIEELVEGGTVVAMTSQCLAGRVCDRVYDTGRDLLDAGVVEAGDTLPGTAKVKLMWALANRSDPAEAMGRDLAGELTEESRPWR; via the coding sequence ATGCAACCGGGAGATCGCGTCCGCGTCGAGCGCGGGGGCGTCACCAACGAGGGCGTACTGCTCCCCTCCACGACGCGCGACCACCTCGTCGTCAAGCTCGACGGCGGCTACAACGTCGGCGTCGACCGCGAGGCGGCCGACGTCGAGGTGGTGGAGTCCGGGGTCCGCGAGGTCGACCCCGCGGCCGAGACCGACGACGACGGGGACGCCACCTCGGAGATCACCTTCGACGAAGACCTCCCCACCGTCTCGCTCATCTCCACCGGCGGGACCATCGCCTCCACCGTCGACTACCGGACCGGCGCCGTCACGGCCCAGTTCGACGCGGAGGACGTGCTCCGCGCGGTCCCCGAGCTGGCCGGCCGCGCGAACTACCGCGGCCGGGTCGTCGCGAACATCCTCTCGGAGAACATGGAGCCGTCCATCTGGCGCGACCTCGCCGCGGCGGTCGCCGAGGAGGTCGAGGCGGGCGCCGACGGCGTCGTGGTGATGCACGGCACCGACACGATGCAGTACTCCGCGTCCGCGCTCTCCTTCATGCTCGACTCGCCCGTGCCGGTCGTGTTCACGGGGAGCCAGCGCTCGGCGGACCGTCCCTCCTCCGACAACGTGATGAACGCGGTCTGCGCCGTCGAGGCCGCGAAGGCCGACCACGCCGAGACGCTCGTCTGCATGCACGCCGGCCCCTCCGACGACGCCTGCGCGCTCCACCGCGGCACGCGCGTCCGCAAGAACCACACCTCCCGTCGGGACGCCTTCGAGACGGTCGGCGCCGCGCCCCTCGGCGTCATCGACTACGGGGCGGCCGCCGAGGCGGGCGCCGACGGCGACGCGGCCGACGCCGCGATCGAATGGAACCGCGAGCCGCTCCCACGGGGCGACGACGAGGGGACCGTCGGCGTCGAGTCCGACCTCGACGGCGACGTCGAACTCGTCAAGTTCACGCCCGGGATGGACCCGGCGGCGTGGGACTACCTCGACGGGAAGGACGGCGTCGTCGTCGAGGGGACCGGGCTTGGCCACGTCCACACCGACCTCATCCCCCGGATCGAGGAGCTGGTCGAGGGTGGCACCGTCGTCGCCATGACAAGCCAGTGCCTGGCCGGCCGGGTCTGTGACCGCGTGTACGACACCGGCCGCGACCTGCTCGACGCGGGCGTCGTCGAGGCCGGCGACACCCTCCCCGGCACCGCGAAGGTGAAGCTCATGTGGGCGCTGGCGAACCGCTCCGACCCCGCCGAGGCGATGGGCCGCGACCTCGCCGGCGAGCTGACCGAGGAGTCGCGGCCCTGGAGATGA